One window of Papaver somniferum cultivar HN1 chromosome 9, ASM357369v1, whole genome shotgun sequence genomic DNA carries:
- the LOC113312009 gene encoding F-box/LRR-repeat protein At4g14103-like: MGEDRISILPIDLLHHILLLVPAKCVMSTCILSKRWKYVSNSIPTLDLRKWKTQKPFSEEGKMETKSFKKFLDTVLFLHEKPSIKKLYLDLDEDFDESQVSRWISNIIKRKVEEFYLHMIYSRIFCTIPLSFFTCDSLTLLDLRCNEDGVGKFIIPKNPNTVYFPKLKILQLQSLQFLDEITSTRKFFSNCPILEELSLTDCEMSERLCIANPTLKHLVITHCRLLESTVEIYAPNLLTISYIAEPAEDYLLSIFPSLVEANIKIDTEDFSQYDHPIEVFVKIFENLSSAKLLRICADSFMYGTFVVSVSDIQFNDSLTFSNLIHLEVDYLLHYDRFDSPNLIRTFFKFLQRLPTLESILFPQSVKITCVEDDDCWSLDPRRSPPHLKVIKFKKFEGQSMELNVIKLFLKYVRFLESVTIVDSLRLSEDHLEQNSVMK, translated from the exons ATGGGAGAGGATAGGATAAGCATTTTACCTATTGATCTGTTGCACCATATTCTTTTACTGGTACCAGCTAAATGTGTTATGTCTACTTGCATTTTGTCCAAAAGATGGAAGTATGTGTCCAACTCTATCCCTACACTTGATTTACGTAAATGGAAAACTCAAAAACCTTTTAGTGAAGAAGGAAAGATGGAAACCAAATCGTTCAAAAAATTTCTGGACACGGTACTGTTTCTCCATGAAAAGCCTAGTATAaagaaattatatcttgatttggaTGAGGATTTTGATGAATCTCAAGTTTCTAGATGGATCAGTAATATCATTAAACGTAAAGTTGAAGAATTTTATCTTCACATGATATATTCGAGGATATTCTGCACAATTCCTCTGTCATTTTTTACTTGTGATTCGTTGACACTGTTGGATTTACGTTGCAACGAAGATGGTGTTGGCAAGTTCATTATTCCAAAGAATCCAAACacagtttattttccaaagctcaAGATCCTTCAGCTCCAGTCTCTTCAGTTTCTGGATGAAATAACCTCGACAAGAAAATTCTTTTCAAACTGCCCCATCCTTGAAGAGTTGAGTTTGACTGATTGTGAGATGTCTGAGCGGCTATGCATTGCAAACCCCACACTGAAGCACTTGGTCATTACTCACTGTAGATTACTAGAGTCTACGGTGGAGATTTATGCTCCTAATCTATTGACCATTAGCTACATAGCAGAGCCAGCAGAAGACTATCTCCTCAGTATCTTTCCGTCACTAGTCGAGGCCAATATTAAAATTGATACGGAGGATTTCAGCCAATACGACCACCCAATCGAAGTATTTGTCAAGATTTTTGAAAATCTTTCAAGTGCAAAGCTCCTTAGAATCTGTGCCGACTCATTTATG TATGGAACATTTGTAGTATCAGTTTCAGATATCCAGTTTAACGATTCACTTACATTTAGCAATTTGATCCATCTGGAAGTTGATTACCTATTACATTACGATAGGTTTGATTCACCCAATTTGATCAGAACATTCTTCAAGTTTCTCCAGAGATTGCCTACTCTGGAATCGATTCTCTTTCCTCAG AGTGTTAAAATCACTTGCGTAGAGGATGATGATTGTTGGTCACTTGATCCTAGACGTTCGCCACCACACCTCAAggtaatcaaattcaaaaaatttgAAGGGCAATCAATGGAGCTAAATGTAATTAAACTTTTTCTGAAGTATGTCCGATTTCTTGAGAGTGTTACCATTGTAGATTCTCTAAGGCTCTCCGAAGACCATTTGGAACAAAACAGTGTTATGAAGTAG